In the Leptospira terpstrae serovar Hualin str. LT 11-33 = ATCC 700639 genome, GGAATTTTGGAACCATCCCGTTTACAAAGAAAAACGTATCCATACGAAAACACCTAAAGATATCCATCCAAAGGAATACGGAGCCATCTACTTTGCGGGGGGACATGGAACCATGTGGGACTTTCCCGATAACCAAGAACTACAAAACTTAACTAAAACAATTTACGAAGCAGGCGGGATAGTGGGAGCGGTCTGCCATGGTCCTTCGGCTCTTGTAAATGTAAAATTATCGAATGGGGAAAAACTCATCGCGGGTAAGAGAGTGAATGGATTTTCCAACGAAGAAGAAGAGATCGTCAAACTTGAAGGGGTGGTTCCTTTTCTATTGGAAAATCAACTCATTGCATCAGGAGGGAAGTATTTTAAATCAGCACCTTGGAATTCACATGTAGAAGTGGACGAAAGACTTGTTACTGGACAAAACCCACAATCAGCAAAAGCAGTCGGTGAAGCCATTCTTAGTTTATTAAAAAAATAAGGAAATCTCTGTGATTTAAAGATAGTTTAAAAAGTATCAGGGCTTTGTGGAAACGCGAGGCCCTTTGTTTTTCCTTTCTTTCAAACCTAAAGTATCTTTGACTATCCCAAATACATCTTTAACCGAATGGAAGGAATGATCTTTTCCACGCGGATCATAGACAAAACCAATGGTTTTCATTTCTGGGTTTGTATTCCAATACCCATGCCCATGAATG is a window encoding:
- a CDS encoding type 1 glutamine amidotransferase domain-containing protein produces the protein MKKFNPIKEIDSIEDKMKKVLFVLTSHGEKGNAGSTGYHLGEVSHPWKVLHDAGVEMDFISPKGGEPPVDGFDLEDSANKEFWNHPVYKEKRIHTKTPKDIHPKEYGAIYFAGGHGTMWDFPDNQELQNLTKTIYEAGGIVGAVCHGPSALVNVKLSNGEKLIAGKRVNGFSNEEEEIVKLEGVVPFLLENQLIASGGKYFKSAPWNSHVEVDERLVTGQNPQSAKAVGEAILSLLKK